TCCATGCTAAACCTCTTTAGCACTTTATCAATGTATGTAGATTGTGAAAGACCTAGTAGCCTATTAGATCTATCCCTATAGATCTTAATGCCTAATATATAGGCCGCTTCTCCTAAATCTTTCATGGAAAAGTTCTTCGACAACCAACCCTTTACCGATTGTAACATCGGTATATTGTTTCCCATTATTAATATGTCAGCTAcatataaaataaggaaaacaattgaactCCCACTAACTTTCTTATACACACAAGATTCATCCGGATTCTTGAGAAATCCAAACTCTTTGATCGTCTCATCGAATCGGATGTTCCAACTCCTAGATGATTGCTTAAGTCCATAAATAGACTTTTGTAGCTTACATATTTGACTAGGATTTGTAGATGTTAAGCCTTCAGGTTGTGTCATATACACATCCTCATGCAATGTCCCGTTAAGGAATGCGGTCTTTACATCCATCTGCCAAATCTCATAGTCATGATATGCTGCTATGGCAAGCAATATCCGAATGGATTTAAGCATAGCTACTGGTGAGAAAGTTTCATCGTAATCGATTCTCTCTTTCTGTTTGTAGTCTTTGGCTACCAGTCTAGCTTTATAGGTAACCACATTACCATCCATGTCAGTCTTCTTCTTGAAGATCCATTTACACCCTACAGGTTTTATCCCTTCAGGTGGATCAACTAAGGTCCACACCTTATTGTCATACATGGAATTTATTTCGGAATTCATGGCTTCTAACCATTTAGAGGAGTCTGGATTACTTATTGCCTCTTGGTAGGTAGTAGGTTCGTCATCTTGAATGACTAGAACATCATTGCTATGGCTCACAAGAAATTGGTATCTCTTGGGAGTTGAGCGTGTTCTTACTGACCTACGAAACCCTTGTGTATCAACAGCTTCAGTATCTGCCCCATCATTATGTGGTTGAAGCTGTTCTTCATTAGATCGTTCAATGTTTGTTGGATGATCCTGAATTTCTTCAAGATCTATTCTACTCCCACTACTTCTTTCTAAAATGTATTCTTTCTCTAGAAAAATAGCATGTTTTGAGACAAACACCTTTTGCTCAATTGGATTGTAGAAATAGTATCCTATAGACTCTCTTGGATACCCTACAAACAAACATTTGTCAGATCTAGTTTCAAGCTTGTCTGACTCTGCCCTTTTCACATAAGCTGGGCAGCCCCAAACCTTCATATAAGACAGATttggtttctttcctttccatATCTCATATGGTGTGGAGTCGACAACTTTAGTGGGTACTCTATTAAGAGCATAAGAGGCTGCATCTAATGCAAATccccaaaacgattttgggGCACTTGAGTGGCTCATCATAGAACGAACCATATCCAATAAGGTTCGATTTCTCCTTTCAGATACACCATTTAACTGTGGTGTACCTGGAGGAGTCCATTGTGGAACTATTCCATTATCTTTTAAATAAACTCCAAACTCGTCATTTAAGTATTCTCCACCACGATCAGATCGTAGTGTCTTAAtacttttattggtttgtttttCTACTTCATTCTTGAATTCCTTAAACTTTTCAAAGGATTCAGATTTATATTTCATTAAATACACGTAACCATATCTCGAATGGTCATCTGTGAAGGTGATGAAGTATGAAAAACCACCTTTAGCAGTGATCGACATTGGGCTGCATACATCAGTATGTACTAGCCCAAGTAAATCACTGGCTCGTTCCCCTTTTCCAGTGAAaggcattttggtcattttgccaagtaaacaagtttCGCATGTATCATATGATTCATAATCAAATGAATCCAAGTATCCATGTTGGCATAACTTGGAGATGCGTTTTTCATTTACATGACCAAGCCTACAGTGCTAGAGGTaggttttatttagtttatctgttctcattcttttttcactCACATTGAGAATTTGATGATCAAGATCTAGAATATATAAACCGTTATTCCAACTTCCAGAACCATAAAACACACCATTTTTAGGAAAAGAACAACATTTATTCTCCTGGGTTATCCGAAacccatttaaatccaaacagGAAATAGAAATGATGTTTGTAGTAAGTGCTGGAACacaataacaatttaataattctaAAATCAATCCACTGGGTAAAGTGATATAATAAGTCCCTACAGCTAAAGCAGTAACTTTTGCTCCATTGCCCATACGTAGGGTGACTTCTCTTTTTTCCAGCTTTCTACTGTCCCTTAAACCCTGCATAGATGTGCAAATGTGAGAACCACATCCGGTATCTAATACCCAAGAGTCTGATTTGGAAGTCGACACATTAATCTCAATCATATATGTACCTGATGATGAAGCTTCAGCAAGCTTCTTTTGCTTCAGGCTCTCCAAGTATGACTTGCAGTTCCTTTTCCAATGTCCAGTTTGATTACCTTTGCCTTTTTGGGCTTTTGGGTGGGTTTGTTTTTGGATTTCTTAAATCCCTTTTCTTGCCTCTTCCTCTTCTTAGAGAAAGTAACGACAAGCACACCAGTAGAGCCTTTTCCCTTTTTGATTTCTTTCTCAGCAGTTTTCAGCACATTCAACAATTGAGGCAAAGTGTGCTGCAGATTATTCATCTGATAGTTCATAACAAACTGTGAGAAAGAATCTGGCAGAGATTGGAGCACTAAATCAACATTCGGCTCCTGATCCATCTTAAAGCCTAATTCGGCCAAT
The DNA window shown above is from Coffea arabica cultivar ET-39 chromosome 5e, Coffea Arabica ET-39 HiFi, whole genome shotgun sequence and carries:
- the LOC113743964 gene encoding uncharacterized protein, which codes for MSNNLSFRTILTDCKLNDTNFLDWHRNVLIVLTHEKIEYVLDGPMPQESEPTAPAAVRNAYKKHKDDNREVSCIMVASMTPQLQQQHMNMGACKMAEGAPVAPHVLKIIGLIEKLAELGFKMDQEPNVDLVLQSLPDSFSQFVMNYQMNNLQHTLPQLLNVLKTAEKEIKKGKGSTGVLVVTFSKKRKRQEKGFKKSKNKPTQKPKKAKVIKLDIGKGTASHTWRA